TTATAAAATGGTTTTCCATACCGGTGTGAAAACTTTAAGGTTTGTGGAAAAAGAGCTTTTCTAACTTTTATGCGATAAATGGCCTACCAGACAACTTAAAACACCTTTCATGTATTAACAATATGGTTTTGCATACCTAAATGAAAGCCATAACATTTGTGGAGCTGGTGCTTTAGAAACTTTTATAACTTAGGTAACCTAAAGGCAACTTTACGCTACTTTTAAGTCCTCACGGTACATTTTGCTATAATGATATGAAACCATAAGGTTTCTGGAATTTTTGGTTTGTAACTTTTATGCCTTAACTAACTTATTAAGAATTTTTGTGAGTTTTTTGGctccaaaattaatttttttcatacccatgttgaaaatataacatttatAGAATCTGTGCTTTTACATCTTCAGTGTCTTAACTAGCATACCAAGCAACTTTTAGTACCTTTTATGGTCGCACAATATATTTTGGTATACCTATGTGAAACCatatggtttaaaaaattagtgCATTTCTAACTTTTGCGCCTTAACTAGCATTCAAAGCAACTTTAGACACATTTTGGTGCCTCGTACAATGATTTTACATACCTATGCAAAAATCATAAGGTTTGTTTAATTTAGGCTTTTATAACTTTCATGCCTTAACTAGTATGGACAACTTTAGGCACCTTTCCTAGCCCTACAACATGTTTTTACATACCAGtgtgaaaaataataaactttgtGGATTTGGAGATTTAGTAACTTTTGTGCCTTAACTGGCCTACCAAGCAATTTTACGCAATTTATAGGCCTTATAAAACATTTATCATAACAATAAGGCAACCAAAAGGTTGGTGGAATTTGTGTTTTTGCAACTTTTATGCCTTAACTAACCTGTAAGACAATTTTAGTCGTCATTCATGGTCTCATGATATGTTTTTACATATAGACACgaaaaccataaaatttatgaaattggtGCTTTCGTGACTTTTGTAGGATAACTAGCCTATTAGGAAACTTTATGCACCTTCAAAGCTACAccaaacattttttaatatcattgtgAATTTTAATAAGGTTGTGAAATGAGGGCTTTTGCAATGTTTTTGCCTTAACTAACCTGTAAAACAATTTTAGCCGTCATTCATGGCCTCATGATATGTTTTTACATATAGACACGAAAACCATAAAATTTGTGAAATTGGTGCTTTCCTGACTTTTGTAGGATAACTAGCCTATTAGAAAACTTTATGCACCTTCAAAGCTACAccaaacattttttaatatcatagtgAATTTTATAAGGTTGTGAAATGAGGGCTTTTGCAATGTTTTTGCCTTAACTAGCCTAGTCTCACAATATGTATTTTCATACATGTCAAAGTAGGGCTTTTTGCAATTTTTATGCCTTAAGTAGCCAAGCAAACAACTTTAGATACTTTTCATTGtcctattttatgtttttgcataCCGGTCTATAATGTTTATGGAATTGGTGCTTTTTCATTTTCTGTGCTTTTACAACATGCTAAACAACTTAAGTCACCTTTCAAAGTCTTGCTATACATTTTTGCATATCCATGCAAAAACCTTAAAGATTATGGAATTGGAGCTTTTGCAAGCCTTAATTGGTCTGCcatcaaaacattaataaaaaataaataaatacaaaattaagtataaaactattaaaaaatatataaaaatttatttaatggaaaaaggaaaaaaaaaaggttgagaaaaattaatgttaccataaaacaattttcttgtgtcattattattattaaactttaagAAATTCTCAATTAAAGAATTTCATATATTATGAAGGCTTTTCATCCATGTTTCtatctaaattgttttttttttcttctaagaaaTGATTTCACTTTATACAACTCTTATTTTAAGTGATTCTAACCGACAGaagtttttaattgagaaaataaaataatttagcagtgaaattgatataaataatgaatGATATCTAAGTAATTTAGTGGTATATTTGGTATTTGTACAAAATTATATTGCCATTGAAATGGATTGGCCAACtcccaaaatttatttatttatttattttattttattgtctgTGCAGCCCCACAAGCACCGCTAAGCAGTCGAGCAATAGtacattgaaattaaaaaattaataaacgtCTCAATCTCTCTCGTTTTCATCGGTGTTGCGTCAAAAGCTTTTGATTAATTGATAAATCATCCGAAGTCTAAGCAATCATCTACGAAATATACAGTGCAGCCCCTCAACTATAATGAAGAAGCAGTGGAGTACATCCCACAGCCATAACTACACAAAATTGAAGCACTCCATGATCAAGATAGCCATCGGCTTCCTAGCAATAGGCATAGCAACTTCTTTCTCCCTTTCGCTCTCTTCTTCTCCACCCAAATCATATTATCATTCCCTCTACATATCCAACTCCATCTCTGACAATGCATCGATATCACACGACCTCTACATGCTCACCCGCCGACCCCATGTCGCTGGAACAGAAGCCAACGCCCAAGCTGCGGCCTATGTTCTATCTACTCTCGTGTCATACAACATCGATTCCCACATCGTTTCCTATGATGTTTCATTGACATATCCTATTTCACGATCCTTAATCTTAACACAACCAGAACCAGCATCAGAGCAATTTCCAATCACGTTTGATCTTCGTCAAGAGATTTATGATGGCGATCCATATGCTGACGTGGCCCATGAAGTCTTGCCCACTTTCCATGCCTATGCAAAGTCAGGTACAGCTCGTGGAGCTGTGGTTTATGCGAACTACGGGCGGGTGGAAGATTAcaagacattaaaagaaaagggagtgAATGTAACGGGGACTATTGTATTAGCAAGGTATGGTAAGATTTTCAGGGGAGACATCGTAAATAATGCCTTTGAGGCAGGCGCAATAGGAGCAATTGTGTATACAGATAGGAAGGACTATGGGGGTGGAGGTGATGAGGGATGGTTTCCTAAGGCAAAGTGGATGCCACCAAGTGGAGTTCAGGTGGGATCTGTTTATGACGGGGCCGGTGACCCGAGCACACCTGGATGGCCGAGTATTCATGGATGTGAAAGGATATCGGATGATGAAGTAGAGAAACAAGGCAATGTTCCTTTAATACCTTCATTGCCTGTATCAGCGGCTGACGGTGAAACAATCATGCGGTCTGTCGGTGGACAAGTGGCAGATGAAGACTGGCAAGGAAGCAAAGATAGTCCAACATATAGGCTCGGACCGGGGCCTGGGATTCTAAATCTTACTTATACTGTAAGATCATTAAATTCTACTATTTacttgcttattttttatagagcaatatatatatatatatatatatatatatatatatatatatatgtatatgtgaCATGGTTTTGTATCGGGTTTCAGGGAAAGAAAGCAATTGAAACAATTCAGAATGTTATTGCTATAATCGAAGGAGTTGAGGAGCCGGATAggtaagaaaattatatatacaaaacacacacacacacacacacacacacacacacacagatataATACACACATGTGCATGCGcacaaaaaacattattatagaaaaaactaaaagaaaaggacattTCACTTTCAAAGCCATcaaatttttatccttttcaatttcattttccaTTGTTACAAtaccatgatttttttcaacatttcttttattttacattatctCACCTGTATAGAGTTGTAAACAATGTTCAAAGATTAAATGAATATCGAtttaacaaaatcaaactttaattgtggttaaaatttacaattaaaagGAGAatcaattttgacaaaaaaaaaaagaagaagaagaaagaagatccCATTACTATTTTGTCAGACAAAACTTCAGTtcaatcctttaaattataGGTTTTTCTATCATTTGGTTCCTTATTTTAGCAATTTAGGTTCCGATATAAGTCTTTATTTTCTTGACGTTCACTccctagatattaaaagaaaagagagaaaatcattaCAGAAttttaaggagagaaaaaatattcGGATGATCATATTTTAACCACTGAAAAGCTAATTTTATgttggtggatttttttttttttgtgcaagaGGTTATGTTTTTCTGGAAAGTATATTGaggtttgtttaattttttttatttggttgatttttatttttggagtaATTGAAGGCTGTTTTTGCTTTtggattaaaaataagtttatcaaGTTCTCCATGTTGTTTTTCAAGAGTTttcaattgaaaacaaatagaaaaatgaattttttaaattcaaaaacttaaattttaattttttagttattatagataattaaaaaataatacaataagcGACCTATCACCTCTTAAAagaggggggagggggggaccttaaaaaaaataaacatgcatgtGACTTGTGAGGTTGAGATTTCAACCCAGGCATGTTTGAACTCTTTGATGGATATTGGTCAAATGTGTGGACCTAAAGGCCTAGccaaagcaattttttttttctttcattgctCTTTTCtacttaaatattaattaatgcaCCCTCCCTTGATTTTTAAATGGTTTagctttaccttttttttttaaaaaaaaaaaggtgattcatctttctaaatgttttttttattttatattgatggaagagattattataattttcccctcatatattttatacaaataagtTGTATTTTGATGGcactcttataaaaaaaaaattgtttgtcattagcaagaaaaaaaattaacctctaacataaataaattaaaatggataTAAGGTGTAAAACATTTGCGTTTTTATATAGCTTTTACTTTTACTATGAAGATTagtttcctgtttttttttattaattagcatTAACATCtatgttttatttatcatttaatttaacttattaagTATTAAcaaaatccttttgttttctaattaaaaaaatccgtGATATCCGAAAACACATAGGTAACACAAATAGTTCTTTTTGttgcattaaaaattaatttaaaatcctaCCTGCAATGTAATCCGAGTATATATATAAGGCTAGTAATTTACtatatcctaaaaaaaaaaacaaaatccaacatTAGGCGCTATTATTCGAGACTTGCTAATAGTACTTTTGTTGCAATGATTCGAAGATTTGTGATTCTGGGTAATCATCGGGATGCATGGACATTTGGAGCAGTTGATCCCAATAGTGGAACCGCCGCATTGTTAGAGGTAGACGACGACTTCATCGATCAATAATATTAATtccaatatatttatttattgcgtATCTAATATTTATCATTAACCTGTAATAACTACAGTCGTGCTCTCTCAAGTAGTGTCATGTTATTTTGCTTTACCTTCAATTACTAGCTTTTACACAGATAATGTTTTGTATGAGGATTTTCAGTAAATAATTTGGTGAAAATCCAGTCATAATAagcttttttatgttaattcttACCATCTTTACTCATAATCACGTAAATAATGCATGTAATGTCATGGGAAAATTCACCATTTTCTACTAGTGgaaattcatataattaatataaaatgattCCTACCCACGTTGTAGGTCGCCCGAAGACTGATGAAGCTACAAGAAAGAGGATGGAAACCTCGGAGAACAATTGTCTTGTGCAATTGGGATGCGGAAGAGTATGGcctggtctctctctctctctctctctctctctctctctctctctcatgtgtgtgtgtgtgtgttgtcaTCAAAATTAATGAAGTGTAGTAGCATCATGAACTGAATCCTGTTAATTTCCAGATAGGATCGACTGAGTGGGTAGAAGACAATAGAGAACTCTTGGCATCGAGGGCTGTTGCCTACTTGAATGTTGACTGTGCAGTCACCGGAGCCGGATTTCATGCTTCTGCAACTCCTCAGCTGGACAAATTACTCGTGAAGACTACTCAGCGGGTACCTAACATGTTTAATAACATTTACActaagtttttaataataaaaggattaagactaaattataatttactccCACCACTAATTAATTGGTGTCATCACCGCATGACTCCACCATAACCAAACTGATATCATCACAAGTGATGATCGATCATGCCCTTCCATGTTGCTAATAATAGTGCTTAATTGACACAACATCATTTCttaatcatcatcattatcactCTAGCAAGGCTTTTATATATCCATCAACGCTAATTATCATTGTCTCCTGCACAA
The Populus nigra chromosome 3, ddPopNigr1.1, whole genome shotgun sequence genome window above contains:
- the LOC133689810 gene encoding probable glutamate carboxypeptidase LAMP1, producing the protein MKKQWSTSHSHNYTKLKHSMIKIAIGFLAIGIATSFSLSLSSSPPKSYYHSLYISNSISDNASISHDLYMLTRRPHVAGTEANAQAAAYVLSTLVSYNIDSHIVSYDVSLTYPISRSLILTQPEPASEQFPITFDLRQEIYDGDPYADVAHEVLPTFHAYAKSGTARGAVVYANYGRVEDYKTLKEKGVNVTGTIVLARYGKIFRGDIVNNAFEAGAIGAIVYTDRKDYGGGGDEGWFPKAKWMPPSGVQVGSVYDGAGDPSTPGWPSIHGCERISDDEVEKQGNVPLIPSLPVSAADGETIMRSVGGQVADEDWQGSKDSPTYRLGPGPGILNLTYTGKKAIETIQNVIAIIEGVEEPDRFVILGNHRDAWTFGAVDPNSGTAALLEVARRLMKLQERGWKPRRTIVLCNWDAEEYGLIGSTEWVEDNRELLASRAVAYLNVDCAVTGAGFHASATPQLDKLLVKTTQRVGDPDNSSQTIYESWVAPHNSPTIERLGGGGSDYAAFVQHIGIASADVSFGKGYPVYHSMYDDFVWMEKFGDPMFRRHIAVASVWGLTALQLADEEFLPFDYLSYAYELQKNAKDLEDEISDKGIRLAPLFESIKRLRDAATKINQERKAIEENGVWAWKFKKDQVKVREINDRLMMAERAFTDAEGLSGRSWYKHLIYAPSKHDDYGSSCFPGIDDAIEEARSLSTPEAWRSVQHQVWRVSRAVRHVSQVLTGELT